From the Pseudomonas sp. SORT22 genome, one window contains:
- the dgcB gene encoding dimethylglycine demethylation protein DgcB, with the protein MLNTLIPILLFAALGLAVLGALRRVRMWRQGRPSKVDLLGGLLAMPRRYMVDLHHVVARDKYMANTHVATAGGFVLAAVLAILVHGFGLHNKILGYALLFATVLMFAGALFVYKRRLNPPSRLSKGPWMRLPKSLLVFAASFFIATLPVAGILPEGFGGWLLVALLGLGVLWGVSELFFGMTWGGPMKHAFAGALHLAWHRRAERFGGGRSTGLKPIDLEDPQALLGVEKPKDFTWNQLLGFDACVQCGKCEAVCPAFAAGQPLNPKKLIQDMVVGLAGGTDAKFAGSPYPGKAIGEHGGNPHQPIVNGLVDAQTLWSCTTCRACVEECPMMIEHVDAIVDMRRHLTLEKGATPNKGAEVLDNLIATDNPGGFAPGGRMNWAADLNLNLLGDIKTAEVLFWVGDGAFDMRNQRTLRAFVKVLKAAQVDFAVLGLEERDSGDVARRLGDEATFQQLARRNIQTLAKYSFKRIVTCDPHSFHVLKNEYGAFGGNYLVQHHSTYIAELIGAGALNLGQHKGGSVTYHDPCYLGRYNGEYEAPREVLRALGIEVREMQRSGLRSRCCGGGGGAPITDIPGKQRIPDMRMDDIRETAAELVAVGCPQCTAMLEGVVEPRPLIKDLAELVADAILEEPAAPSKPAPAQREPAEVH; encoded by the coding sequence ATGTTGAACACCCTTATCCCCATCCTCCTGTTCGCCGCCCTGGGCCTTGCTGTCCTGGGCGCGCTGCGGCGCGTGCGGATGTGGCGCCAGGGTCGGCCTTCGAAGGTCGATCTGCTCGGCGGCCTGCTGGCCATGCCCCGGCGCTATATGGTTGACCTGCACCACGTGGTCGCCCGCGACAAGTACATGGCCAACACCCACGTGGCCACCGCTGGCGGCTTTGTCCTGGCGGCGGTGCTGGCGATCCTGGTGCATGGCTTCGGCCTGCATAACAAGATTCTCGGCTACGCCTTGCTGTTCGCTACTGTGCTGATGTTTGCCGGTGCGCTGTTCGTTTACAAACGCCGGCTCAATCCGCCGTCGCGGCTGTCCAAAGGCCCATGGATGCGCTTGCCGAAAAGCCTGCTGGTGTTCGCCGCAAGCTTCTTCATCGCCACCTTGCCGGTCGCCGGGATCCTCCCCGAAGGCTTCGGCGGCTGGCTGCTGGTGGCGCTGCTGGGGCTTGGCGTGTTGTGGGGCGTGTCCGAGCTGTTCTTCGGCATGACCTGGGGCGGGCCGATGAAGCATGCCTTCGCCGGTGCCCTGCACCTGGCCTGGCACCGGCGTGCCGAGCGCTTTGGCGGTGGCCGTTCGACCGGGCTCAAGCCCATCGACCTGGAAGACCCGCAAGCGTTGCTGGGGGTAGAAAAGCCCAAGGATTTCACCTGGAACCAATTGCTCGGTTTTGACGCCTGCGTGCAGTGCGGCAAGTGCGAGGCCGTGTGCCCGGCGTTTGCCGCCGGCCAGCCGCTGAACCCGAAAAAACTCATCCAGGACATGGTCGTTGGCCTGGCCGGTGGTACCGATGCCAAGTTTGCCGGCAGCCCCTATCCTGGCAAAGCCATTGGCGAGCATGGCGGCAACCCGCACCAGCCGATCGTCAACGGCCTGGTCGATGCCCAGACCCTGTGGTCGTGCACCACCTGCCGCGCCTGCGTCGAGGAATGCCCAATGATGATCGAGCACGTCGATGCCATCGTCGACATGCGCCGCCACCTGACCCTGGAAAAAGGCGCGACACCGAACAAGGGCGCCGAGGTGCTGGACAACCTGATCGCCACCGACAACCCCGGCGGCTTCGCCCCGGGCGGGCGGATGAACTGGGCGGCGGACCTCAACCTCAACCTGCTCGGCGACATCAAGACCGCCGAGGTGCTGTTCTGGGTCGGCGATGGTGCCTTCGACATGCGCAACCAGCGCACCCTGCGCGCTTTCGTCAAAGTGCTCAAAGCCGCGCAAGTGGACTTCGCCGTGCTCGGCCTGGAAGAGCGCGACAGCGGTGACGTGGCCCGGCGCCTGGGCGATGAAGCGACCTTCCAGCAACTGGCCCGGCGCAATATCCAGACCCTGGCCAAGTACAGCTTCAAGCGCATCGTCACCTGCGATCCGCACAGCTTCCACGTGCTCAAGAACGAATACGGGGCCTTCGGCGGCAACTACCTGGTGCAGCACCACAGCACTTACATCGCCGAGCTGATTGGCGCAGGCGCGCTCAACCTGGGCCAGCACAAGGGCGGCAGCGTGACCTACCACGACCCGTGCTACCTGGGCCGCTACAACGGTGAGTACGAGGCGCCGCGCGAGGTATTGCGCGCTCTCGGCATCGAGGTCAGGGAGATGCAGCGGTCGGGCTTGCGTTCGCGCTGCTGCGGCGGTGGCGGCGGAGCGCCGATTACCGATATTCCGGGCAAACAACGGATCCCCGACATGCGTATGGATGACATCCGCGAAACCGCCGCCGAGCTGGTGGCCGTGGGTTGTCCACAGTGCACGGCGATGCTTGAGGGCGTAGTCGAACCGCGTCCGCTGATCAAGGACCTGGCGGAACTGGTTGCCGACGCCATTCTCGAAGAACCGGCGGCGCCGAGCAAACCCGCTCCGGCACAGCGTGAACCTGCGGAGGTGCACTGA
- a CDS encoding electron transfer flavoprotein subunit alpha/FixB family protein translates to MSDIIRRDPRAEWIARNRLHPLHAAMQQGQQHSWMGPNGIIRKNPHGVGFIGPNGLKRIDRSGAQQGGSSKRTAAAVVQLLLHQVAQPAFYIAVVPDMVGGRLGSHDRDLLGLAHSLAGSDGAVLAVVFGEHKESNFSTAGVDRLLVIEGDEFAGYAPEQLVQGLRAVDNQYSPRHWLLPDSRTGGGELGRRFAAAIGERPATRVWQVKDGQCSGRAGAGQQDLVRGLPRLILAAAECAEPVSETRHEALPVQLSTSAVRSLSRIEDLGPVAVDPAAIAMAEAEFIVSGGNGVKDWELFHRATVALGATEGASRVAVDDGFMPRNRQVGATGTWVTARVYLAVGISGAIQHLQGIGACDKVVAINMDPGCDMIKRADLSVIGDSAAILQALIEAVENYRNDVKRDAA, encoded by the coding sequence ATGAGCGACATTATTCGCCGTGATCCGCGCGCCGAGTGGATCGCCCGCAACCGCTTGCACCCGCTGCATGCGGCCATGCAGCAGGGCCAGCAACACAGCTGGATGGGGCCCAACGGCATCATTCGCAAGAACCCGCACGGGGTTGGCTTCATCGGCCCCAATGGCCTCAAGCGCATCGACCGCAGCGGCGCCCAGCAGGGTGGCAGCAGCAAGCGCACGGCTGCGGCCGTGGTGCAATTGCTGCTGCACCAGGTGGCACAGCCGGCGTTCTACATCGCCGTGGTTCCAGACATGGTCGGCGGTCGCCTGGGCAGTCACGACCGCGACCTGCTGGGCCTGGCCCACAGCCTGGCCGGTAGCGACGGCGCGGTGCTGGCAGTGGTGTTTGGCGAACACAAGGAAAGCAACTTTTCCACAGCCGGCGTCGATCGCCTGCTGGTCATCGAAGGTGACGAGTTCGCAGGTTACGCACCGGAGCAGTTGGTGCAGGGCCTGCGCGCTGTGGATAACCAGTACAGCCCACGCCATTGGTTGCTGCCAGACAGCCGCACGGGTGGCGGCGAGCTGGGCCGGCGCTTTGCTGCGGCCATTGGCGAACGCCCGGCGACTCGGGTCTGGCAGGTCAAGGACGGGCAGTGCAGCGGCCGCGCCGGCGCTGGCCAGCAAGACCTGGTCCGCGGCTTGCCGCGCTTGATCCTGGCAGCCGCCGAATGTGCGGAACCGGTCAGTGAAACCCGTCATGAAGCCTTGCCGGTGCAGTTATCCACAAGTGCTGTGCGCAGCTTGTCACGCATTGAAGACCTCGGCCCGGTGGCCGTCGATCCGGCGGCCATCGCCATGGCCGAGGCCGAATTCATTGTCTCGGGCGGTAATGGCGTCAAGGATTGGGAACTGTTCCACCGCGCCACCGTGGCCCTCGGCGCGACCGAAGGCGCCTCGCGGGTAGCGGTGGACGACGGCTTTATGCCACGCAATCGCCAGGTCGGTGCCACCGGTACCTGGGTGACCGCGCGGGTATACCTGGCTGTGGGTATTTCCGGGGCGATCCAGCACCTGCAGGGCATCGGCGCCTGCGACAAAGTGGTGGCGATCAACATGGACCCGGGCTGCGACATGATCAAGCGTGCCGACCTGTCGGTGATCGGCGACAGCGCGGCGATTCTCCAGGCGCTGATCGAGGCTGTGGAAAACTACCGCAACGACGTCAAGCGCGATGCGGCCTGA
- a CDS encoding electron transfer flavoprotein subunit beta → MHTKVISLVSIGAHPSSGRTRRAEQDARAVELGLQLAGDNLQVLHAGDPQEPALRAYLGMGLEHIDVLEQPHGADALGVLGDYLRDAGAQLVLTGSQAETGEGSGMLPFLLAERLGWPLVVGLAEVESIHNGVAQVLQALPRGQRRRLKVRLPLLATVDNAAPKPRQSAFGPARRGVLAARQVDVVEDELFTSAELQPAKPRPKRLKVIKAKSGADRMKAATAKASGGGGQVLKDLCPADGAQAILKLLVEEGVLR, encoded by the coding sequence ATGCACACCAAGGTCATCAGTCTGGTTTCAATCGGTGCCCACCCAAGCTCTGGCCGCACTCGACGTGCCGAGCAGGATGCCCGGGCGGTAGAGCTGGGCCTGCAGCTGGCTGGGGATAACTTGCAGGTGCTGCACGCCGGCGACCCGCAGGAGCCGGCCTTGCGCGCTTACCTGGGTATGGGCCTGGAGCACATCGACGTGCTCGAACAGCCACATGGCGCCGATGCCCTGGGCGTACTCGGCGATTACCTGCGCGACGCTGGCGCTCAATTGGTGCTGACCGGCAGCCAGGCGGAAACCGGCGAAGGTTCGGGGATGCTGCCGTTCCTGCTGGCCGAGCGTCTGGGCTGGCCGCTGGTGGTGGGCCTGGCCGAAGTTGAATCTATCCACAATGGTGTCGCCCAAGTGCTGCAGGCCCTGCCACGGGGCCAGCGGCGGCGTCTGAAGGTACGCCTGCCGCTGCTGGCGACTGTGGATAACGCCGCGCCCAAGCCGCGCCAGAGCGCCTTTGGCCCGGCCCGGCGCGGGGTGTTGGCAGCGCGCCAGGTGGATGTTGTCGAAGACGAGTTATTCACAAGCGCCGAGCTGCAGCCGGCCAAGCCACGGCCCAAGCGCCTGAAAGTGATCAAGGCCAAGAGCGGCGCCGACCGCATGAAAGCTGCTACCGCCAAGGCCAGTGGCGGTGGTGGGCAAGTACTCAAGGACCTCTGCCCCGCAGACGGCGCGCAAGCCATCCTCAAGCTGCTGGTGGAAGAGGGCGTATTACGCTGA
- the gbcA gene encoding glycine-betaine demethylase subunit GbcA: MDVTATLSLGDPLEPARKATAEMLQSRERTFSLPQPFYCDERLFQIDMEEIFQKEWLIAGMTCEIPTKGNFITLQIGKNPILVVRGAEGQVHAFHNVCRHRGSRLCTSDKGKVAKLVCHYHQWTYELDGRLLFAGTEMGADFDMKQYGLKPVNVKTAGGYIFISLAENPPAIDDFLATLTHYMEPYDMENTKVAVQTTLMEKANWKLVLENNRECYHCSGSHPELLKTLLEWDDVTDPRADQAFKDHVAASAAAWDAEKIPYAHASFGLRNRIVRMPLLKGTVSMTLDGKQGCQKLMGRIKNPDLGSMRILHLPHSWNHCMGDHIIVFTVWPISAQETMVTTKWLVHKDAVEGVDYDPARMRQVWDATNDQDRRLAEENQRGINSTAYQPGPYSKTYEFGVVNFVDWYSERMLSNLGAAPAPYLKGVAAQ, from the coding sequence ATGGACGTCACCGCAACTTTGAGTCTGGGCGATCCACTGGAACCTGCACGCAAGGCCACCGCCGAGATGCTGCAGAGCCGCGAGCGGACCTTCTCGCTGCCACAGCCGTTCTACTGCGACGAGCGCCTGTTCCAGATCGACATGGAAGAAATCTTCCAGAAGGAATGGCTGATCGCCGGGATGACCTGTGAAATCCCGACCAAGGGCAACTTCATCACCCTGCAGATCGGCAAGAACCCGATCCTGGTGGTGCGCGGTGCCGAAGGCCAGGTGCACGCCTTCCACAACGTCTGCCGCCATCGCGGTTCACGCCTGTGCACCAGCGACAAGGGCAAGGTTGCCAAGTTGGTCTGCCATTACCACCAGTGGACCTACGAGCTGGACGGCCGCCTGCTGTTTGCCGGCACCGAAATGGGCGCCGATTTCGACATGAAGCAGTACGGCCTCAAGCCTGTGAACGTCAAGACCGCCGGTGGCTACATCTTCATCAGCCTGGCCGAGAACCCGCCGGCGATTGACGACTTCCTCGCCACCCTGACCCACTACATGGAACCCTACGACATGGAGAACACCAAGGTGGCGGTGCAAACCACCTTGATGGAGAAGGCCAACTGGAAGCTGGTGCTGGAAAACAACCGCGAGTGCTACCACTGCAGCGGCTCGCACCCTGAACTGCTGAAAACCCTGCTGGAATGGGACGACGTCACCGACCCACGCGCCGACCAGGCGTTCAAGGACCACGTCGCCGCCTCGGCTGCCGCCTGGGATGCCGAGAAGATCCCCTACGCCCACGCAAGCTTCGGCCTGCGTAACCGTATCGTGCGCATGCCGCTGCTCAAGGGCACGGTGTCGATGACCCTGGATGGCAAGCAGGGCTGCCAGAAGCTCATGGGCCGGATCAAGAACCCGGATCTCGGCTCGATGCGCATCCTGCACCTGCCGCACTCGTGGAACCACTGCATGGGCGATCACATCATCGTCTTCACCGTATGGCCGATCAGCGCCCAGGAGACCATGGTCACCACCAAGTGGCTGGTGCACAAGGATGCGGTTGAAGGTGTGGACTACGACCCGGCGCGCATGCGCCAGGTGTGGGACGCCACCAACGACCAGGACCGGCGCCTGGCTGAAGAGAACCAGCGTGGGATCAACTCCACGGCGTATCAGCCCGGGCCTTATTCGAAGACCTATGAGTTTGGCGTGGTTAATTTCGTCGATTGGTACAGCGAGCGGATGCTGAGCAACCTGGGGGCGGCGCCGGCGCCTTATCTGAAGGGTGTGGCTGCGCAGTAA
- the gbcB gene encoding glycine-betaine demethylase subunit GbcB has protein sequence MSNSFLNPVSTQTWANGRHIVRCVKVIQETWDVRTFCFMADQPIMFFFKPGQFVTLELEIDGEPIMRSYTISSSPSVPYSFSVTIKRVPGGKVSNWLHDTLHEGQELAVHGPVGLFNAMDFPSPKVLYLSGGVGITPVMSMARWFYDTNGNVDMVFVHSARSPKDIIYHRELEHMASRIDNFSLHIICEKHGLGEPWAGYRGYLNQKLMELIAPDYLEREIFCCGPTPYMNAVKRLLESSGYDMSRYHEESFGATPAEVKADAVEHAEQAAEAAEVDAGDLHQVEFTATGKSIRVAPGETVHAAAAKLGLMIPKACGMGICGTCKVLKLGGEVEMEHNGGITDDDVAEGYILSCCSVPKGDVRIEY, from the coding sequence ATGTCCAACAGCTTCCTCAATCCGGTCAGCACCCAGACCTGGGCCAACGGCCGCCACATCGTCCGTTGCGTCAAGGTGATCCAGGAAACCTGGGACGTGCGCACCTTCTGTTTCATGGCCGATCAGCCGATCATGTTCTTCTTCAAGCCCGGGCAGTTCGTCACCCTGGAGCTTGAGATCGATGGCGAGCCGATCATGCGCTCGTACACCATCTCAAGCTCGCCGTCGGTGCCCTACAGTTTCTCGGTGACCATCAAGCGCGTGCCCGGCGGCAAGGTCTCCAACTGGCTGCACGATACATTGCACGAAGGCCAGGAGCTGGCGGTACACGGCCCGGTCGGGCTGTTCAATGCCATGGATTTCCCCAGCCCCAAGGTCCTGTACCTCAGCGGCGGCGTCGGCATCACCCCGGTGATGTCCATGGCCCGCTGGTTCTATGACACCAACGGCAATGTCGACATGGTTTTCGTTCATAGCGCGCGCTCGCCGAAAGACATCATCTATCACCGCGAGCTGGAGCACATGGCCTCGCGGATCGACAACTTCAGCCTTCATATCATTTGCGAGAAGCACGGCTTGGGCGAGCCCTGGGCGGGCTATCGCGGCTACCTGAACCAGAAGCTGATGGAGTTGATCGCCCCGGACTACCTGGAACGGGAGATTTTCTGCTGCGGCCCGACGCCCTACATGAACGCGGTCAAGCGCCTGCTGGAAAGTAGCGGCTACGACATGAGCCGCTACCATGAAGAGTCGTTCGGCGCGACCCCGGCCGAGGTCAAGGCCGATGCCGTGGAACACGCCGAACAAGCCGCCGAAGCTGCCGAGGTGGACGCCGGCGACCTGCACCAAGTCGAATTCACCGCCACCGGCAAGAGCATCCGCGTCGCCCCGGGCGAGACCGTGCACGCGGCGGCGGCCAAGCTCGGGCTGATGATCCCCAAGGCCTGCGGCATGGGCATCTGCGGCACCTGCAAGGTGCTCAAGCTGGGCGGCGAAGTGGAGATGGAACACAACGGTGGCATCACTGATGACGATGTGGCGGAGGGTTATATTTTGTCCTGCTGCAGTGTGCCGAAGGGTGACGTACGGATTGAGTACTAG
- a CDS encoding nitrilase-related carbon-nitrogen hydrolase, with protein MNTSSLPLRIACAQVAPKVADVIHNREVSNAAIIEAAREGAELVVLPELMQSGYVFEDRDEALSVAEGLYDATVKGWFALARQHEIMVVAGLCERLSATEVANSVVLIEPQGWITCYRKVHLWDREKLIFTPGEQPPPVVRTAKGRIALMICYDLELPEWVRLAALNGAQLLCAPANWPEFPRPPEERPAEIVRVQAGAAVNRMFIAVCDRHGSERGVDWVGGSTIVDADGFPLAGASSLPEAQLLLADLDLSDADYKWISDHNHVHEDRQPQLYGGVCNTSTQSVRHPSAHCSRTKYNPPPHRHQ; from the coding sequence ATGAACACATCATCACTGCCGCTGCGCATTGCTTGCGCCCAAGTTGCACCGAAAGTTGCCGATGTAATCCATAACCGCGAAGTTTCCAATGCAGCGATCATCGAGGCCGCCCGGGAAGGCGCGGAACTGGTCGTGCTGCCGGAGCTTATGCAGAGCGGCTACGTGTTTGAAGACCGCGACGAAGCCTTGAGCGTTGCCGAGGGTTTATACGACGCCACGGTCAAGGGTTGGTTCGCCCTCGCCCGGCAACACGAGATCATGGTGGTGGCCGGCCTGTGCGAACGCCTGTCGGCAACCGAAGTCGCCAACAGCGTAGTGCTGATCGAGCCTCAGGGCTGGATCACCTGCTATCGCAAGGTGCACCTGTGGGACCGGGAAAAACTCATCTTCACACCGGGCGAACAACCGCCACCCGTTGTGCGAACGGCCAAAGGGCGAATAGCACTGATGATCTGTTATGACCTGGAGCTCCCGGAGTGGGTACGCCTGGCTGCGCTGAATGGTGCACAGTTGTTGTGTGCGCCCGCCAACTGGCCAGAATTCCCCCGCCCTCCCGAGGAGCGCCCGGCAGAAATCGTCCGGGTTCAGGCGGGGGCAGCAGTGAATCGCATGTTCATCGCGGTTTGTGATCGCCATGGCAGCGAACGCGGGGTCGACTGGGTGGGCGGTTCAACCATTGTCGATGCCGACGGCTTTCCCCTGGCTGGCGCCAGCAGCCTGCCCGAAGCGCAACTGCTGCTGGCCGACCTGGACCTGAGCGACGCCGACTACAAGTGGATCAGCGACCACAACCATGTCCATGAAGATCGCCAGCCGCAGCTTTACGGCGGTGTCTGCAACACTAGTACTCAATCCGTACGTCACCCTTCGGCACACTGCAGCAGGACAAAATATAACCCTCCGCCACATCGTCATCAGTGA
- a CDS encoding NAD(P)/FAD-dependent oxidoreductase, whose amino-acid sequence MSSIPSRILSAKRVLDNQVRALIPDFPFDYGQYLADKGPAPLGRIQPQHHGQQVLVVGAGVAGLVAAYEAMRMGLHPVLVEASGRIGGRLYSTAVNDSVPFERGAMRFPLSGQALMHYFSKVRMRDNTEDFPNPGSAAAVSTVVDYADEKYYYEVGNDNFPRPPAFENIEIKFFDEFLEQAPIHFKEMEHAMSAGTIDQAKIKLLWNAILREGWDNLSFHAAMVEQARWPADEINLFGQIGFGTGGWNTDFPNCFLEVLRVLYTGLDINHLLMRDGADQLPLRLWQQPAAAFGDDSVFWPQNMTLEELASAFPGDPLRQEVRQIKRLTAGEGGGFEVLCHDLQSGRDQRLRYASVVYTPHVRILDKFRYMNGAEGIEASRSLLTQQQWEAVMYTHYMQSAKIFAATREPFWTQRGQDGKQLMSITLSDRLTRGTYLVDYSRNPGAHKGSGIFLMYTWNDDSLKFLGDRQGSLPQHGELCTALLDQVYPGLDLASHFPTTDPFVEINWENEPFYLGAFKMNLPGQYEYQRLLFSQFKEGSDGSAVDGFILAGDDVSWTGGWAEGAVTTALNAVDKLATRYNNGFSPEGGPIAQWDPLKPAALADLQVKR is encoded by the coding sequence ATGTCCTCGATCCCTTCACGAATTCTTTCCGCCAAGCGTGTGCTGGATAATCAGGTTCGGGCGCTGATTCCAGACTTTCCTTTTGACTATGGGCAGTACCTGGCGGACAAGGGGCCGGCACCGCTTGGCCGAATCCAGCCACAGCATCATGGCCAGCAAGTGCTGGTGGTGGGGGCCGGCGTGGCCGGGCTGGTTGCCGCCTATGAAGCAATGCGCATGGGCCTGCATCCGGTTTTGGTGGAGGCCAGCGGACGCATAGGCGGGCGCCTGTATTCGACCGCGGTCAACGATAGCGTGCCGTTTGAGCGCGGTGCCATGCGCTTTCCGTTGTCGGGCCAGGCGCTGATGCATTACTTCAGCAAAGTGCGCATGCGGGATAACACTGAAGACTTTCCCAATCCCGGAAGTGCCGCCGCCGTTAGTACTGTCGTTGATTATGCCGACGAAAAATATTACTACGAAGTCGGCAATGACAACTTTCCCCGGCCGCCGGCGTTCGAGAACATTGAAATCAAGTTCTTCGATGAGTTTCTCGAGCAGGCGCCTATCCATTTCAAGGAAATGGAACACGCCATGTCTGCCGGGACAATAGACCAGGCGAAAATCAAACTGTTGTGGAATGCAATTTTGCGCGAAGGCTGGGACAACCTCAGCTTTCATGCCGCGATGGTCGAGCAGGCGCGTTGGCCTGCCGACGAGATTAACCTGTTCGGCCAGATCGGCTTTGGTACGGGTGGCTGGAACACCGACTTTCCCAATTGCTTTCTGGAAGTACTGCGGGTGCTGTATACCGGGCTGGATATCAACCACCTGTTGATGCGCGACGGTGCCGACCAGTTGCCCCTACGGCTTTGGCAGCAACCTGCAGCGGCCTTTGGTGATGACAGCGTGTTCTGGCCGCAGAACATGACCCTGGAAGAACTGGCGAGCGCGTTTCCGGGCGACCCGCTGCGCCAGGAAGTTCGGCAGATCAAGCGCCTGACAGCGGGCGAAGGTGGCGGTTTCGAAGTGCTCTGCCATGACCTGCAGAGCGGACGCGACCAACGCCTGCGCTACGCCAGTGTGGTCTACACCCCGCATGTGCGGATACTCGACAAATTCCGCTACATGAACGGCGCCGAAGGCATTGAAGCCAGCCGTTCGCTGCTGACGCAGCAGCAATGGGAAGCGGTGATGTATACCCACTACATGCAGTCGGCCAAGATTTTTGCCGCTACCCGCGAGCCGTTCTGGACCCAGCGTGGGCAGGACGGCAAGCAACTGATGAGTATTACCCTGTCTGACCGTCTGACCCGCGGTACCTACCTGGTGGACTACAGCCGAAACCCGGGAGCCCACAAAGGCAGCGGGATTTTCCTGATGTACACCTGGAACGACGACAGCCTGAAGTTTCTTGGCGATCGCCAGGGCAGCCTGCCGCAACATGGCGAGTTGTGCACAGCCTTGCTCGATCAGGTTTATCCCGGCCTTGACCTGGCTTCGCATTTCCCCACGACGGACCCCTTTGTCGAGATCAACTGGGAGAACGAACCCTTCTACCTTGGGGCTTTCAAGATGAACTTGCCGGGTCAGTATGAGTACCAGCGGCTGTTGTTCAGCCAGTTCAAGGAGGGCAGTGACGGTAGCGCGGTGGATGGCTTCATCCTGGCCGGCGACGATGTGTCCTGGACTGGCGGTTGGGCCGAAGGGGCGGTGACCACGGCACTCAATGCCGTGGACAAACTGGCCACGCGCTACAACAACGGCTTCAGCCCCGAGGGCGGCCCCATTGCGCAGTGGGACCCCCTCAAGCCGGCTGCGCTGGCCGATCTGCAGGTCAAACGCTAA
- a CDS encoding methyl-accepting chemotaxis protein: MSLRNMNIAPRALLGFALIGALMLALGLFALNQMSKIRQAGETIETSTVPSLTNLDQLTQLTLRLRTLSYRLLLNREADTLQATLKLIDQRNQQIDDARRNYEPLIFGNQERSAYNQYVQLLGQYRQLENRMRLASQNNDLDTLRNLINRDMLDSSEQINSVMDQLVSINTEQTSEINRTAAEQYSNAVTLVIGLLLAATALTLICALLLTRSIVKPIDEALQAAERIAEGDLTRSIHAEGQDEAARLLKAMAKMQNKLRDTLQQISGSATQLASAAEELNSVTDESARGLQQQNNEIEQAATAVTEMTSAVEEVARNAVSTSEASKEATRSAGDGRDLVMETVSAIERMSTDVQGTAELIGNLAEESRDIGKVLDVIRGLADQTNLLALNAAIEAARAGEAGRGFAVVADEVRALAHRTQQSTSEIERMIGSIQGGTEQAVNSMRNSTERAESTLNIARGAGLALETITGAVAEINERNLVIASAAEEQAQVAREVDRNLVNINDLSVQSATGAHQTSAASAELSRLAVDLSGLVSRFSV; the protein is encoded by the coding sequence ATGTCCCTACGCAACATGAATATCGCCCCGCGCGCGCTTCTGGGCTTTGCTCTGATCGGTGCGCTGATGCTGGCCCTGGGTCTGTTCGCCCTGAACCAGATGAGCAAGATTCGCCAGGCCGGCGAAACCATCGAGACCTCGACGGTGCCAAGCCTGACCAACCTCGACCAACTGACCCAGCTGACCCTGCGCCTGCGCACTCTGTCGTACCGCCTGCTGCTCAACCGCGAAGCCGACACCCTGCAGGCCACCCTCAAGCTGATCGACCAGCGCAACCAGCAGATCGACGACGCGCGCCGCAACTACGAACCGTTGATCTTCGGCAACCAGGAACGCTCGGCCTACAACCAGTACGTGCAGTTGCTGGGCCAGTACCGCCAACTGGAAAACCGCATGCGCCTGGCCTCGCAGAACAATGACCTGGACACCCTGCGCAACCTGATCAACCGCGACATGCTCGACAGCTCCGAGCAGATCAACAGCGTCATGGATCAACTGGTCAGCATCAACACCGAACAAACCAGCGAGATCAACCGCACCGCCGCCGAACAATATTCCAATGCCGTGACTCTGGTGATCGGCCTGCTGCTGGCCGCCACCGCCCTGACCCTGATCTGCGCCCTGCTGCTGACCCGCAGCATCGTCAAGCCGATCGACGAAGCCCTGCAGGCCGCCGAGCGGATTGCCGAAGGCGACCTGACCCGCAGCATCCACGCCGAAGGCCAGGACGAAGCAGCGCGTCTGCTCAAGGCCATGGCCAAGATGCAGAACAAGCTGCGCGACACCCTGCAGCAGATTTCCGGCTCGGCCACCCAGCTGGCATCGGCGGCCGAAGAGCTCAACAGCGTCACCGACGAAAGCGCCCGTGGCCTGCAGCAACAGAACAACGAAATCGAACAGGCCGCCACGGCCGTCACCGAGATGACCAGCGCCGTCGAAGAAGTCGCGCGCAATGCCGTGAGCACCTCGGAAGCCTCCAAGGAAGCCACCCGTTCGGCCGGTGACGGCCGTGACCTGGTCATGGAAACCGTCAGCGCCATCGAGCGCATGAGCACCGACGTGCAAGGCACTGCCGAACTGATCGGCAACCTGGCGGAAGAGTCGCGTGATATTGGCAAGGTGCTCGATGTGATTCGCGGCCTGGCCGACCAGACCAACCTGCTGGCACTCAACGCCGCCATCGAAGCGGCGCGTGCCGGGGAAGCCGGCCGCGGCTTTGCCGTAGTGGCTGATGAAGTGCGCGCCCTGGCCCACCGCACCCAGCAGTCGACCAGCGAAATCGAACGGATGATCGGCAGTATCCAGGGCGGCACCGAGCAGGCGGTCAACTCCATGCGCAACAGCACCGAACGCGCCGAGTCGACCCTGAACATCGCCCGTGGCGCCGGCCTGGCGCTGGAAACCATCACCGGCGCGGTGGCCGAGATCAACGAACGCAACCTGGTGATCGCCAGCGCCGCCGAAGAGCAGGCCCAGGTTGCCCGCGAAGTCGACCGCAACCTGGTCAACATCAACGATCTTTCGGTGCAGTCGGCCACCGGCGCCCACCAGACCAGCGCCGCCAGTGCCGAGCTGTCGCGCCTGGCGGTGGACCTGAGCGGGCTGGTGTCGCGCTTTAGCGTTTGA